The following DNA comes from Amycolatopsis solani.
AGCGTCGCGGCCAGCCCGGCGAGGAGGGACAGCAGCACCAGCCCGACGGCGATGACGGTGAGGCGGCCGGGAGTCGTCGCGGCGGACCGGACGACCGCGCGGACACCCTGTCCCGGCAGGTCCAGCAGCCCCAGCAGCCCGTTGCGTCCCCCGCCGTCCGGTGGCGGCGGCGGGGGTCCCGGCGCGGGCGCCGTCGGACCCGGGGCCGTCGCAGTGCTGGTCATCCCCGATTCCTCCCCTGTCATCCGGGGGCTCCGCCCCCAGCCGGGGGCTTCGCCACCCGGAACCCCCGAAAAGCGCTGTGAAGCGGTACCCGCAGAAGGTAGCCGAGTCGCCGCACGCACGGGCACTGGCACCGCCCGCTGTCACCAGCACGTGATCTCACGCCGGAACTTCCGCCAGGACGCGCCACTGACCACCGCCGGGACCAGCTTCCAGAGTGCCACCGGCCAGCGCGAGCCGCTCCCGCATCCCGGCGAGCCCGAAACCTTCACCTGTTCGAGTGACACCGAGGGCATTGCGGACGTCGAGCCGGACGGCCTCGGACAGGTAGCGCAGCCACACTTCGACGTCCTCCCCCGGCGCGTGCTTCCCCGCGTTCGTCAGCGCTTCCCGCGCGCAGCCGGCGAGCGCGACGACCACCGCGGACGGCAGCGGCCGCGGTTCGCCCTCCGTGTCGAAGGTGACGGACACGCCGTGGTCGCGGGCGTGCGCGGCGGCGACCGCGGCGAGCACGTCGGCGAGCGGCGGGACATCCCGGCGCAGCGCCGCGACGGCGTCACGCGCTTCGGCGAGCCCGTCGGCGGCGAGCCGGCGCGACCGCTTGACCGACCGCAGCGCACCGTCCACATCGGACTTCTCTTCGAGCAGCGCCTCGGCGAGTTCGAGCTGAACCCCCAGCGCGCCCAGCGAATGCGCGAGGACGTCGTGGAGTTCGCGGGCGATCCGGGTGCGTTCGTCGAGCGCGGCGGCCCGCGCGTGCTCGGCCTGCGCGAGCTTCGTCTGTTCGAGCAGTGCCTCGGCCTGCTTCGCCTGCACCTCGTACTGGCGGCGGTTGAGCCCGACCAGGACGAGCAGGAGCAGCACGGCGGGTTCGGCGAGCGCCTGGCCGAGGCTCCGCCCGGCGAGCAGGTGCGACGTCACCGCGAGGGCGATGTCGAGCAAGCCGACCCCGAGGATCACGCCGACGCCGACCGTGGTGAGCGTGGCGAGCCTGCCGAGCGCGATGGCGGACAGGATGATCGCCGAGGAGTCCCCGGCCCGGCCGACGAGCGCCGCCGGCACCGCGCTCGCGACGGCGAGCAGCGCGGCGGCCGTCTTCGGCAGCCTCGGCGCGAGGACGACGAACCCGAGCCAGCCGGCGCTCGCGACGCCGTAGCCAGCCCAGACGCCCGGGTCGGACTCGCGGGCGGTGAGCAGCGTCACGGCGAAGAAGAGCGTGCCGAGCAGCTGCACCACGAGCCAGCTCGGCGCGATGGTGTCCGGCAGCAGAGGACGTTTCGGCACGCCCCCATCTTGGCCGGATCAGCCGCGGATCGCCGGAGCCAGGGAGTGCGGGAGGACGGCTTCGGCGGTCGGCGGCCGCCGGACCAGCACCTCGACGTCGTCGGCGAAGCGGTACGGCTTCGCGTCGAGGATGCCGCCGAAGTGCCGTCGGAGCCGGGACATCTCGGCGCGGACGGTGACCGCGCGACCGGCGTCGCCGAAGAGGTCGGCCGACAGCTCGGAGGCCGACCGGCCGTCGCGGTGGCTGGCCAGCACGTACAGCATCTCGGCGTGGCGCGGGCTGAGCCGGTGCGTCCAGGTGCCGGTCGCGCCGGCCACGGTCAGCTCGGGCTCGCGCGGCGACCGGACGTCGAGCACGACCCGGGTGGGCGGCGCGCCCTCGTCGCCGGCCGGCCGGATCAGCCAGCCGCCGGGCACCGGCTCGACGGCGCAGTTGCCGTACGCGGGCAGCCAGACGCGGCCGGGCTTGAGGCCGGTGGGCAGCGCGATCCGGTCGACCGGGGCGAGGCCGGCGGCCGCGGCGACCCAGCCGTGTTCGTCGGCCACGACGGCCGGCCCGCCGACCCGGCCGAGCACCGGGGCGGCGAAGCCACGCAGGCGCTCGAGCTCGGTGAGGTGGGCGGTGCGCAGCTGCGCCTGCGCGAGCCGTGTCACGGCGTCGACCAGCGCCAACGTCGTCGCGTGGACGGTCATGGCCGGGCCGGAGAGGTCGACGACGCCGAGGAGCTTGCCGTCCCGCGGGTCGTGCAGCGGCGCGGCGGCGCACGTCCAGGAGTGCTGGGCGCGGACGTAGTGCTCGGCGGAGTAGACCTGCACCGGGCGGCGCGCGACCAGTGCGGTGCCGATCGCGTTGGTGCCGACGGACGCTTCCTGCCAGTCGACGCCTTCGACGAACCCGAGCCCGTCGGCGCGGCGGCGGACCGCGGCGCTGCCCTCGCGCCAGAGCACCTTGCCGCCGGCGTCGACGATCACCATGATGTGCGCGGCCTGCTCGGCGAGGGTCAGCAGGCCGCCGCGCAGGGTCGGCAGCGCCTCGGCCAGCCCGCTCGTGCGGCGGCGGCTTTCCAGTTCTTCGACGGTCAGGACGGGCGCGGGGGCGCGGCCGTCCGGGTCGACGCCGAGCCGGCGCATCCGTTGCCAGGACGCGCCGATGACGGACCGCGGGCGGCTGGGCAGGGCTTTTCCGGCCAGCGCCGCCTCGTGCACCTGCGCGAGGACACGCGCGTGCCGCCGGGGGTCCGCCCCGGCCGGCAACGCTGCCTCGAGGTCTCGCTGACCCAACCGCCACTCCTTGCGCTCTGCCTCCTCAGTCTGCCTTTTCGTTCCGGTGATCGGAAGGTGGCGACAATCTCGCTCCGGGTCAGCGGGTGATCGCGGCGACGACGGCGCCGGGGGCTTCCAGGTGCACCAGGTGCCCGGCGCCGTCGACGTGTTCGACGTCCGGCCGGGTGGTTCCCGGCGGCAGCACGGCGTCCTCGCGGCCCCAGACGAAGGTGACGGGTACGTCCACTGTGGACAGCAGTCGAGCTGCGTCGATGGCTTGCGCGTCGCCGTCGAGGAGGGTGCCGAGCAGGGTCGTGAGGACCCGGTCGACGCCGTCCAGCCGCTTGTACCGGAGCAGGTCGTCGGCCAGCCGGCGGGTGACGAGGTCCGGGTCCGCGAACAGTGCGGCCAGGTGCGGTTTGAGTTCCCGCCGGGACGTCGCGGTGGCGAATCCACGCAGGTAACGGGCGTTGACGGGCCCGCCGAACCCGGCCGGGGCGAGCAGCGTCAGCTTCTCGACCCGGTGCGGTGCTTTCGCGGCCGCCGCCACGACGACCGCGCCGCCCAGCGAGTGCCCGACCAGGTGCGCTCGCTCGACGCCCAGCGCGTCGAGGAAGCCGAGGACCGCGTCGGCCAGCGTGCCGAGCGAGCCGTCCCCGACGTCCTTGGTCGATTCGCCGTGCCCGGGCAGGTCGAGCGCGTGCACGATCCGGTGTTCGGCGAGCGGCTCCTGGACGAACAGCCAGGAGTTCTTGTCACCGCCGTAGCCGTGCACCAGCACGACGACGTCGCCCTCCGTGCCCAGCGTGGCGTAGGCGAGCGAACGGCCGTCGACCTCGACGGTGCCGGTGACCGGGCCTTCGTCCCCCGCGATTGCCCCAGCGTCGATCTCCTGGCGGGCTTGCCGCGCGGCCTCGTCGAGTTCTTCGGCAGGCGTCTCAGGATCAGCCAGGAGCGCGATCGTGCCACCGACCGGCACGTCCTCACCGGCCGCTGCGACCACGCACCGCAGCACGCCGCTTCCTGGGGACTCCAGGGTGCCCGCGATCTTGTCGGTGTCGATTTCGGCGAGGTCGTCACCGGTCACGACCTCGTCGCCGTCGGCCGCGAGCCAGGCGGTGATCCGGCCGCGTTCCATCGAGAGGCCCCACTTGGGCATCGTGACCGGCCGGATCATCGCCGGTACTCCACGACCGCCTTCGCCGCGTTGAGGACCTTCTGCGCGTCCGGGATGTAGAGGTCCTCGAGCGCGTCGGAGAAGGGCACCGGCGTGTGCGGCGGCGTCACCATCTCGATCGGGGCCCGCAGCGAGCCGAACGCCTCCTTCGCGACGAGCGCCGAGATGTCCGTGGCGAGGTTGCACCGCGGCGACGCTTCGTCGACGACGACCAGCCGTCCGGTCTTCTCGACGCTCTCCAGGATCGTCTCGGTGTCGAGCGGGCTGGTCGTGCGCGGGTCGATGACCTCGGCTTCGATGCCGGAGGCCGCGAGGTCGTTCGCGGCCCCTTCGGCCATGGCGACCATGCGGCCGATCGCGACGATCGTGACGTCGTCGCCGTCGCGCACGACGTTCGCTTCGCCGAACGGGATCGTGTAGCTGTCCTCCGGGACCTCGCCGCTGGTGTCGTAGAGCGCCTTGTGCTCGCAGAAGATCACCGGGTCGTCGTCCCGGATCGACTGGATGAGCAGGCCCTTCGCCTCGTACGGGTTCGACGGGACGACGACCTTCAGCCCGGGGATGTGCGTGAAGATCGGGTACAGGCACTGCGAATGCTGCGCGGCGGCCCGCAGCCCGGCGCCGTACATCGTGCGGATGACGACCGGCGTGCGGGCGTTGCCGCCGAACATGTACCGGAACTTGACGGCCTGGTTGAAGATCTGGTCGAAGCAGACGCCCATGAAGTCGATGAACATGAGTTCCGCGACCGGCCGCTGCCCGCGCGTCGCGGCACCGATCGCCGCGCCCACGAACGCCGACTCGGAGATCGGCGTGTCGAGCACCCGGCCGGGGAACTTGTGGAAGAGGCCCTTGGTGACGCCGAGGACCCCGCCCCAGGCGTCGTCCTCACCGGGGCTGCCGGCGCCGCCCGCGTTGTCCTCGCCCATGACGATGACCGACTCGTCCCGGGCCATCTCCTGCGCGAGCGCCTCGTTGATCGCCTCGCGGTAGCTGATCGTCCTGGCCATGGCGTGCGCTCCTCAGTACGACACGTAGACGTCGGTCTCCAGGTCTTCCTTCGTGGGTTTCGGCGCCGCCTTGGCCGCCGAGACGGCGTCCTCGATGAGCTTCGCGACTTCGGCGTCGATGTCGTCGAGGAGCGGTCCGTCCAGCTCACCGCTGTCGGTGACGCGGTCGCGGAACCGCTTGAGGCAGTCGAGGGTCGCGCGGGCGTGGGCGACTTCGCCGGCCCGGTAGGTCTGCTGGTCGCCCTCGAAGTGCCCGAAGTAGCGGGTGAACTTGACCTCGATCAGCGTCGGGCCGCCGCCTTCGCGGGCGCGCTCGACGGCCTCACCGGCGGCTTCGTGGACGGCGAAGAAGTCGAACCCGTCGACGATCACGCCCGGCATCCCGAACCCGGCGGCCCGGTCGGCGATGTTGTCCGACGCGACGGACCAGGCGCTCGACGTCGCTTCTGCGTAGCCGTTGTTCTCCGCGACGAAGATCGCGGGGAGGTTCCAGACGGACGCGAGGTTCAGCGCCTCCAGCGTCGTCCCCTGGTTGCTGGCGCCGTCGCCGAAGAACGCGACGCCGACGCCGCCGGTGTTCTGCTGTTTGGCGGCGAGCGCGGTGCCGCAGATGAGCGGCGGGCCGCCGCCGACGATGCCGTTCGCGCCGAGCATGCCCTTGGCGAGGTCGGCGATGTGCATCGAGCCGCCCTTGCCGCGGCAGGCCCCGGTCTTGCGGCCGTAGATCTCGGCCATCATGGCGTGGACGTCGACGCCCTTGGCGATGCAGTGGCCGTGGCCGCGGTGGGTGCTGGCGATCGCGTCACGGTCGTCGAGGTGGAGGCACACCCCGGTGGCCGAGGCCTCCTCACCGGCGTAGAGGTGCACGAACCCGGGGATTTCGCCGGTCGCGAACTCCTCGTGCACACGCTCTTCGAAGGCCCGGATGGTGCGCATCACGCGATACGCCTCCCGCAGGGTGTCCGTCATCTTCGACGCTCCTTCCCTTGCTCGGTTTCCGTGCGCAACAGCCCTTTCGTCGCCGCTTCCGCCATCGCCGCCCGGACGTCGACGCACCACGGCCCATCCGGTTTGAGCTCGACGAACGCGCTCTCCCCCGTCTTCAGTTCGAGTTCACGCTCACCGTCGAGCGCGATGACCCCGCCGGCCGCGGCCAGCTCGACCCGCACACCGGGCCGCAGGACGCCCCACCCGCGCACGCCGACGGGCCGCACGAGCCCGGGCGCGATCGGCGCCTGCACGACGTACGGGGTCTCCCCGACCGGCCCGAGCTGCAGCGCGACGCCGTCCGGGCTGGATCGCGGGCTGGGACAGAGCTGGCCTGGAACGCTCGAGAGGCCGATGCCGTCCGGCTCGGCGAAGGTGCAGTACAGCTCGGTGAGTGTCGACGGGTCCCACACCGCCCGCGCCCCGATGTGCTTGCTCGTGGACACGCAGACGTCGATGAGCGCGATCTCGCGACGTGCCTTCGTGACGACCTCCAGCACGCTGACCCGGTGCGTGACGAGGTCGGGGTCGATCTGCCCGGTCGCGATCAGCCCGGCGGCCAGCCCGGCGACGGTGGCTTCCCGCATCTGCGGGAACGCGTTGTTGGTCCCGGTCGAGAGCGCGATGATCGGCACGTCTTCGCAGGCCGCGGCGGCGACCCGGGCGGTCCCGTCCCCGCCGAGGACGACGATGACCCCGGCCCCGGCGTCGACCATCCGCCGCACGGCGTTGGTCGTGTCGGCCGCGGTGCCGGTGAGCGGGTCGTCCTCGCAGAAGTCGACCTGGGGCCAGGTCCCGCCGCGGCCGAGCGCCCGCAGGACCGCGGCGGAGATCCCGCCGAGGTCGGTCGAGACGAGGGCCCGGTCGAGCCCGGTCACGGCGAACGCCGCCAGCAGCCGCTGGACCATGTTCGCCTTCTCCGCGGTGGGGAACACCGAAGCTTGCGCGACCAGCCGGCGGATGTCCCGCCCCGAAGCCGGGTTCGCGACGATCCCCGCCACCGTTTCACCCACCTGACCTCCCGATTCGTCACCGGAGAACAGGAGACTCCGCGGGCGGCGCGGAAGGAAGGGTTGCAGGCCGTTGCA
Coding sequences within:
- a CDS encoding sensor histidine kinase, producing MPKRPLLPDTIAPSWLVVQLLGTLFFAVTLLTARESDPGVWAGYGVASAGWLGFVVLAPRLPKTAAALLAVASAVPAALVGRAGDSSAIILSAIALGRLATLTTVGVGVILGVGLLDIALAVTSHLLAGRSLGQALAEPAVLLLLVLVGLNRRQYEVQAKQAEALLEQTKLAQAEHARAAALDERTRIARELHDVLAHSLGALGVQLELAEALLEEKSDVDGALRSVKRSRRLAADGLAEARDAVAALRRDVPPLADVLAAVAAAHARDHGVSVTFDTEGEPRPLPSAVVVALAGCAREALTNAGKHAPGEDVEVWLRYLSEAVRLDVRNALGVTRTGEGFGLAGMRERLALAGGTLEAGPGGGQWRVLAEVPA
- a CDS encoding helix-turn-helix domain-containing protein produces the protein MGQRDLEAALPAGADPRRHARVLAQVHEAALAGKALPSRPRSVIGASWQRMRRLGVDPDGRAPAPVLTVEELESRRRTSGLAEALPTLRGGLLTLAEQAAHIMVIVDAGGKVLWREGSAAVRRRADGLGFVEGVDWQEASVGTNAIGTALVARRPVQVYSAEHYVRAQHSWTCAAAPLHDPRDGKLLGVVDLSGPAMTVHATTLALVDAVTRLAQAQLRTAHLTELERLRGFAAPVLGRVGGPAVVADEHGWVAAAAGLAPVDRIALPTGLKPGRVWLPAYGNCAVEPVPGGWLIRPAGDEGAPPTRVVLDVRSPREPELTVAGATGTWTHRLSPRHAEMLYVLASHRDGRSASELSADLFGDAGRAVTVRAEMSRLRRHFGGILDAKPYRFADDVEVLVRRPPTAEAVLPHSLAPAIRG
- a CDS encoding acetoin dehydrogenase dihydrolipoyllysine-residue acetyltransferase subunit; protein product: MIRPVTMPKWGLSMERGRITAWLAADGDEVVTGDDLAEIDTDKIAGTLESPGSGVLRCVVAAAGEDVPVGGTIALLADPETPAEELDEAARQARQEIDAGAIAGDEGPVTGTVEVDGRSLAYATLGTEGDVVVLVHGYGGDKNSWLFVQEPLAEHRIVHALDLPGHGESTKDVGDGSLGTLADAVLGFLDALGVERAHLVGHSLGGAVVVAAAAKAPHRVEKLTLLAPAGFGGPVNARYLRGFATATSRRELKPHLAALFADPDLVTRRLADDLLRYKRLDGVDRVLTTLLGTLLDGDAQAIDAARLLSTVDVPVTFVWGREDAVLPPGTTRPDVEHVDGAGHLVHLEAPGAVVAAITR
- a CDS encoding alpha-ketoacid dehydrogenase subunit beta, producing the protein MARTISYREAINEALAQEMARDESVIVMGEDNAGGAGSPGEDDAWGGVLGVTKGLFHKFPGRVLDTPISESAFVGAAIGAATRGQRPVAELMFIDFMGVCFDQIFNQAVKFRYMFGGNARTPVVIRTMYGAGLRAAAQHSQCLYPIFTHIPGLKVVVPSNPYEAKGLLIQSIRDDDPVIFCEHKALYDTSGEVPEDSYTIPFGEANVVRDGDDVTIVAIGRMVAMAEGAANDLAASGIEAEVIDPRTTSPLDTETILESVEKTGRLVVVDEASPRCNLATDISALVAKEAFGSLRAPIEMVTPPHTPVPFSDALEDLYIPDAQKVLNAAKAVVEYRR
- a CDS encoding thiamine pyrophosphate-dependent dehydrogenase E1 component subunit alpha — protein: MTDTLREAYRVMRTIRAFEERVHEEFATGEIPGFVHLYAGEEASATGVCLHLDDRDAIASTHRGHGHCIAKGVDVHAMMAEIYGRKTGACRGKGGSMHIADLAKGMLGANGIVGGGPPLICGTALAAKQQNTGGVGVAFFGDGASNQGTTLEALNLASVWNLPAIFVAENNGYAEATSSAWSVASDNIADRAAGFGMPGVIVDGFDFFAVHEAAGEAVERAREGGGPTLIEVKFTRYFGHFEGDQQTYRAGEVAHARATLDCLKRFRDRVTDSGELDGPLLDDIDAEVAKLIEDAVSAAKAAPKPTKEDLETDVYVSY
- a CDS encoding ATP-NAD kinase family protein; this encodes MGETVAGIVANPASGRDIRRLVAQASVFPTAEKANMVQRLLAAFAVTGLDRALVSTDLGGISAAVLRALGRGGTWPQVDFCEDDPLTGTAADTTNAVRRMVDAGAGVIVVLGGDGTARVAAAACEDVPIIALSTGTNNAFPQMREATVAGLAAGLIATGQIDPDLVTHRVSVLEVVTKARREIALIDVCVSTSKHIGARAVWDPSTLTELYCTFAEPDGIGLSSVPGQLCPSPRSSPDGVALQLGPVGETPYVVQAPIAPGLVRPVGVRGWGVLRPGVRVELAAAGGVIALDGERELELKTGESAFVELKPDGPWCVDVRAAMAEAATKGLLRTETEQGKERRR